A section of the Agromyces aurantiacus genome encodes:
- the lepB gene encoding signal peptidase I, translating into MIRGVRVAAWRWAMLAAVVAAGALLVHRFGLFTAVVRSGSMRPTLEPGDLLVATRIHGRSSVRRGDLVVFASRAGGGLLVKRVVGLPGERIELAGRAVRVDGAPLAEPSARRGGADRGSFEVPPDGWLVLGDEREASVDSRSWDDPYVRRRELRGLVRARLAAPAVVDGAGQYGGRMQVVLAGGAVVTDDDGRLLLVKRGRAPQRGRWSVPGGRVEPGETLEAAVAREVLEETGLHVEVGRELWMLHLPTGDGREFEIHDFHATPVGGTLRAGDDADAAAWVAPQDLHRVRLTTHLVAHLRRAGVLAPLPHVDEHAIEIAADREAVWVALEHVVETAAPSRFARLLGCEDAAAAGPRPLAPWSAVPGFHVAAVERPSRLALAGRHRFSDYELVFRLDELGARGTRLHAETRAAFPGASGAIYGALLMRTPMHALATRRMLRAVARGVPVPSPTGRGS; encoded by the coding sequence GTGATCCGCGGGGTGCGCGTCGCGGCGTGGCGGTGGGCGATGCTCGCGGCCGTCGTCGCCGCCGGGGCGCTGCTCGTGCACCGGTTCGGGCTGTTCACGGCGGTCGTGCGGTCGGGTTCGATGCGTCCCACGCTCGAGCCGGGCGACCTGCTGGTCGCGACGCGGATCCATGGGCGCAGTTCCGTCCGGCGGGGTGATCTCGTCGTGTTCGCGTCCCGCGCGGGCGGGGGGCTCCTCGTCAAGCGCGTCGTCGGGCTGCCGGGCGAGCGCATCGAGTTGGCCGGGCGGGCGGTGCGAGTGGATGGCGCGCCGCTCGCCGAGCCCTCCGCGCGCCGGGGCGGCGCCGACCGCGGCAGCTTCGAGGTGCCGCCCGACGGCTGGCTCGTGCTCGGCGACGAGCGCGAGGCATCCGTCGACTCCCGATCGTGGGACGACCCGTACGTGCGTCGCCGCGAGCTCCGCGGCCTCGTGCGCGCGCGACTGGCCGCACCCGCGGTCGTTGACGGCGCCGGGCAATACGGTGGTCGCATGCAGGTCGTGCTCGCAGGCGGTGCCGTCGTCACCGACGACGACGGGCGGCTGCTCCTCGTCAAGCGCGGCCGTGCACCGCAGCGCGGGCGCTGGTCGGTGCCCGGCGGCCGGGTCGAGCCGGGGGAGACGCTCGAGGCGGCGGTCGCGCGCGAGGTGCTCGAGGAGACCGGCCTGCACGTCGAGGTCGGCCGCGAGCTCTGGATGCTGCACCTGCCCACCGGTGACGGGCGCGAGTTCGAGATCCACGACTTCCACGCGACACCCGTCGGCGGCACACTGCGGGCCGGCGACGATGCGGATGCCGCGGCCTGGGTGGCGCCGCAGGACCTGCATCGCGTGCGGCTGACCACCCATCTGGTCGCCCACCTGCGCCGCGCGGGCGTCCTCGCCCCGCTCCCGCACGTCGACGAGCACGCCATCGAGATCGCCGCCGACCGCGAGGCGGTGTGGGTCGCGCTCGAGCACGTCGTGGAGACGGCCGCACCCTCGCGGTTCGCGCGGCTGCTCGGCTGCGAGGACGCCGCCGCCGCGGGGCCGCGTCCGCTCGCGCCGTGGTCCGCCGTCCCCGGGTTCCACGTCGCCGCCGTCGAGCGCCCGTCGCGGCTTGCGCTCGCCGGGCGGCACCGCTTCTCCGACTACGAGCTGGTCTTCCGGCTCGACGAGCTCGGCGCGCGCGGCACCCGGCTGCACGCCGAGACGCGCGCGGCATTCCCCGGGGCGTCCGGCGCGATCTACGGCGCGCTGCTGATGCGCACGCCGATGCACGCGCTCGCGACGCGACGGATGCTGCGGGCCGTCGCCCGCGGGGTCCCGGTGCCCAGCCCGACCGGGCGAGGATCGTGA
- a CDS encoding mismatch-specific DNA-glycosylase: protein MGFTRAQLESYRGMSVDDLMPEHPKLVFVGINPGLWTAATNTHFAHPGNRFYPALAAAGVIPRVPDFAAGLSDADRRIFLDTGIGISNLVHRATARADELDRQELRDGAARLADDVARWHPRVVAVVGLTAYRQGFDRPKARAGRQDEALAGAELWVVPNPSGLNAHSTVADLARAYAEPALAAGIPLARRDSE from the coding sequence ATGGGGTTCACGCGCGCCCAGCTGGAGTCCTACCGGGGCATGAGCGTCGACGACCTCATGCCCGAGCATCCGAAGCTCGTGTTCGTCGGCATCAACCCCGGGCTCTGGACCGCCGCGACCAACACGCACTTCGCCCACCCCGGCAACCGGTTCTATCCGGCGCTCGCCGCGGCCGGAGTGATCCCGCGAGTCCCCGACTTCGCCGCGGGGCTGAGCGACGCCGACCGGCGCATCTTCCTCGACACCGGCATCGGCATCTCCAACCTCGTGCACCGCGCCACGGCGCGTGCCGACGAGCTGGACCGGCAGGAACTCCGCGACGGGGCGGCACGCCTGGCCGACGATGTCGCCAGGTGGCATCCGCGGGTCGTCGCCGTCGTCGGGCTCACGGCCTACCGGCAGGGCTTCGACCGGCCGAAGGCGCGCGCCGGCCGACAGGACGAGGCGCTCGCCGGCGCCGAGCTGTGGGTCGTGCCCAATCCGAGCGGGCTCAACGCGCACTCGACGGTCGCCGATCTCGCGCGCGCGTATGCCGAGCCCGCGCTCGCCGCGGGCATCCCGCTCGCCCGCCGCGACTCGGAATAG
- a CDS encoding Fic family protein — protein MAPSTPSGAAWPPHAARTVAWRQSGRHGTRADRMLREVTVSIPPMIAELDYTPPIGLAPALAEAAREVIAVDADPRGQIGALGGLLLRTESVSSSKIERIDASLEDYARAVAGIRSNESASSMVAATRALAQMIDRAGQAGRVHLDDILTAHRTLMADDRMDGHYAGRLRDVQNWIGGSDHSPIGAVHIPPPPETVPAYLDDLVAFANRDDLDPVAQAAIAHAQFESIHPFTDGNGRIGRALINAILRRRGLTRRTVVPVASAMLAERDRYFALVNGYREGRVDAFVADLARGTRIAAMEARRSADRLAELPAQWRELSRPRAGSAAAALLGRLAEHPIVTAEEAQELTGAPLSSVYTALDRLEADGIIHQVTARQRNRVWGVDDILAELDELAARIGAAVRATDR, from the coding sequence ATGGCACCGAGCACGCCATCGGGTGCTGCATGGCCGCCGCATGCGGCGCGCACCGTCGCCTGGCGGCAGTCCGGCCGCCACGGCACGCGGGCCGACCGGATGCTGCGGGAGGTCACCGTCTCGATCCCGCCGATGATCGCGGAACTCGATTACACGCCGCCGATCGGGCTCGCCCCGGCGCTCGCCGAGGCCGCCCGCGAGGTCATCGCGGTCGACGCCGATCCGCGCGGGCAGATCGGTGCGCTCGGCGGGCTGCTGCTGCGCACCGAGTCCGTGTCGTCCTCGAAGATCGAGCGCATCGACGCGAGCCTCGAGGACTACGCCCGCGCGGTCGCAGGCATCCGCTCGAACGAGTCCGCCTCGTCGATGGTCGCCGCGACGCGCGCGCTCGCGCAGATGATCGACCGGGCGGGGCAGGCCGGGCGGGTGCACCTCGACGACATCCTCACGGCGCACCGCACGCTCATGGCCGACGACCGCATGGACGGCCACTACGCGGGACGGCTCCGCGACGTGCAGAACTGGATCGGCGGTTCCGACCACTCGCCGATCGGCGCCGTCCACATCCCGCCGCCGCCCGAGACGGTCCCGGCCTACCTCGACGACCTCGTGGCGTTCGCGAACCGCGACGACCTCGACCCCGTCGCCCAGGCGGCCATCGCGCACGCGCAGTTCGAGTCGATCCATCCGTTCACCGACGGCAACGGGCGCATCGGCCGCGCGCTCATCAACGCGATCCTCCGACGTCGCGGACTCACCCGCCGGACGGTCGTCCCGGTCGCCTCCGCGATGCTGGCCGAGCGCGACCGCTACTTCGCGCTCGTCAACGGCTACCGGGAGGGCCGGGTCGACGCGTTCGTGGCCGACCTCGCGCGCGGCACCCGGATCGCGGCGATGGAGGCGCGCCGGTCCGCGGACCGCCTGGCCGAGCTGCCGGCGCAGTGGCGCGAGCTCAGCCGACCGCGCGCCGGCAGCGCCGCGGCGGCCCTCCTCGGCAGGCTCGCCGAGCACCCCATCGTGACCGCCGAGGAGGCACAGGAGCTCACGGGCGCCCCGCTCTCGAGCGTGTACACCGCGCTCGACCGGCTCGAGGCCGACGGCATCATCCACCAGGTGACCGCGCGGCAGCGCAACCGGGTCTGGGGCGTCGACGACATCCTCGCCGAGCTCGACGAGCTGGCGGCTCGCATCGGCGCAGCGGTGCGCGCGACCGACCGCTGA
- a CDS encoding ArsR/SmtB family transcription factor → MFTDASRPLYEVKANLFKGLAHPLRVRVLEVLAAEPDDETPVAALLQATGLEASHLSQHLAVLRNYGLVTAERRGNQVGYRLAYPQVADLLRVARSLLGEILQTTERQLVAQAALPELPPPPDVDAAAAAPAPTRTAARA, encoded by the coding sequence GTGTTCACCGATGCCAGCCGCCCGCTCTACGAGGTCAAGGCCAACCTGTTCAAGGGCCTCGCGCATCCGTTGCGGGTGCGCGTGCTCGAGGTGCTCGCCGCCGAACCCGACGACGAGACCCCGGTCGCCGCGCTGCTGCAGGCGACCGGCCTCGAGGCCTCCCACCTCTCCCAGCACCTCGCGGTGCTGCGCAACTACGGCCTCGTCACGGCCGAGCGCCGCGGCAACCAGGTGGGCTATCGACTCGCCTACCCGCAGGTCGCCGACCTCCTGCGCGTCGCGCGGAGCCTCCTCGGCGAGATCCTCCAGACCACCGAGCGACAGCTCGTCGCGCAGGCGGCACTGCCCGAGCTGCCTCCGCCCCCCGACGTGGACGCCGCAGCCGCCGCGCCCGCCCCGACCCGGACGGCGGCACGCGCATGA
- a CDS encoding SulP family inorganic anion transporter — MSGMAVRRAARGIRSLLPASADYRGLRRSWKGDLVAGITVGIVALPLALAFGVSSGAGAASGLVTAIVAGLVAAVFGGSNVQVSGPTGAMVVVLAPIIATHGAGALAAVGLLAGVMVLAAGALRLGRAVAFIPWPVIEGFTLGIAVIIFLQQVPSAVGVPATAGENAVVGAVDAVLRASWPEAAASLVVVAAVAAIMLVAPRIHRLVPGSIVAIVVVTAITSLAALPVATIGELPSGLPAPVLPAVDPAALVSLLLPAATVAALAAIESLLSARVAATMADTGPYDADRELVGQGLASIASALFGGMPATGAIARTAVNVRTGGRTRLAAILHAVLLAGIVLAGASVVAHIPLAALAGVLMVTATRMISPATMRSVLGSTRADAAVFVATAIITVSVDLITAVLVGIAVAAFLALRAVARSSGVHREELPGAAEAGDDRIALFRLEGALFFGAAERMLERVAALRDVDVVIIRMSQLQLLDATGAQVVTELIHALERRGVTVLVKGIQGRHLELARRVGVIDSLRHRNHLFDELPAAVEHARSHVRRAAAAL, encoded by the coding sequence ATGAGCGGCATGGCCGTGCGGCGCGCCGCACGCGGCATCCGCTCGCTGCTGCCCGCCTCGGCCGACTACCGCGGCCTGCGCCGGAGCTGGAAGGGCGACCTCGTCGCCGGCATCACGGTCGGGATCGTCGCGCTGCCGCTCGCGCTCGCATTCGGCGTGAGTTCCGGGGCGGGCGCCGCGAGCGGCCTGGTCACCGCGATCGTCGCCGGTCTCGTCGCGGCGGTGTTCGGCGGCTCCAACGTGCAGGTCTCGGGACCGACGGGCGCGATGGTCGTCGTGCTCGCGCCCATCATCGCCACGCACGGCGCGGGGGCGCTCGCGGCGGTCGGCCTGCTCGCGGGCGTCATGGTGCTCGCCGCCGGCGCCCTGCGGCTCGGGCGCGCGGTCGCGTTCATCCCGTGGCCCGTCATCGAGGGCTTCACGCTCGGCATCGCCGTCATCATCTTCTTGCAGCAGGTGCCGTCGGCGGTCGGCGTGCCGGCGACCGCGGGCGAGAACGCCGTCGTCGGCGCGGTCGACGCGGTGCTTCGCGCATCGTGGCCCGAGGCCGCCGCCTCGCTCGTGGTCGTCGCCGCGGTCGCCGCGATCATGCTCGTCGCCCCCCGGATCCACCGCCTCGTCCCCGGCTCGATCGTCGCGATCGTGGTCGTGACCGCGATCACTTCGCTCGCCGCGCTTCCGGTCGCGACGATCGGCGAGCTGCCGAGCGGGCTGCCCGCGCCCGTGCTGCCCGCCGTCGACCCCGCGGCGCTCGTCTCGCTGCTCCTGCCCGCCGCGACCGTCGCGGCGCTCGCGGCGATCGAGTCGCTGCTGTCGGCGCGCGTGGCGGCGACCATGGCCGACACGGGGCCCTACGACGCCGACCGCGAGCTCGTCGGCCAGGGCCTCGCCTCGATCGCATCGGCGCTGTTCGGCGGCATGCCCGCGACCGGCGCGATCGCGCGCACGGCGGTGAACGTCCGCACGGGCGGTCGCACGCGACTCGCGGCGATCCTGCACGCGGTCCTGCTGGCTGGGATCGTGCTCGCGGGCGCGAGCGTCGTCGCGCACATCCCGCTCGCCGCGCTCGCGGGCGTGCTCATGGTGACCGCGACGCGCATGATCTCGCCGGCCACCATGCGCTCGGTGCTCGGGTCGACGCGCGCCGACGCCGCGGTGTTCGTTGCGACGGCGATCATCACCGTGAGCGTGGACCTCATCACGGCCGTGCTCGTCGGCATCGCGGTCGCCGCCTTCCTCGCCCTGCGGGCGGTCGCGCGTTCGAGCGGCGTGCACCGCGAGGAGCTGCCCGGCGCGGCCGAGGCCGGCGACGACCGCATCGCGCTGTTCCGCCTCGAGGGCGCGCTCTTCTTCGGCGCGGCCGAGCGCATGCTCGAGCGCGTCGCGGCGCTGCGCGACGTCGACGTCGTGATCATCCGGATGTCGCAGCTGCAGCTGCTCGATGCGACCGGCGCCCAGGTGGTCACCGAACTGATCCACGCGCTCGAGCGGCGGGGCGTCACGGTGCTCGTCAAGGGCATCCAGGGGCGGCATCTCGAGCTGGCCCGCCGCGTCGGCGTGATCGACTCGCTCCGGCACCGCAACCACCTGTTCGACGAACTCCCCGCGGCGGTCGAGCACGCCCGCAGCCATGTCCGACGGGCGGCCGCGGCACTGTGA
- a CDS encoding glycosyltransferase family 2 protein — translation MHTAPTVSVVIPVRDDEELLRRCLTALAAQRRAPDEIVVVDNGSTDGSADVASAAGARVVAEPEPGIPAASARGFDEARGEVIARLDADCVPPADWIERIRDAFADDPALDALTGPARFIDGPRALRPLLSTLYVGSYVVAVAPALGHVPLFGSNLAVRREAWAEVRERVHRRDALMHDDMDLSMHLGPCRRFRYDLRLGMGISMRALRGGGRLRLRRGVHSIVSHWPDQFPVRRWGRRAAWLASGAVAVRSVDDPGIERRSRPT, via the coding sequence ATGCACACGGCGCCCACGGTCTCGGTCGTCATCCCGGTGAGGGACGACGAGGAGCTGCTCCGCCGATGCCTCACGGCGCTCGCGGCGCAGCGCCGGGCACCCGATGAGATCGTGGTCGTCGACAACGGCTCGACCGACGGCTCGGCCGACGTCGCGAGTGCGGCCGGGGCTCGCGTGGTGGCCGAGCCCGAACCGGGCATCCCCGCGGCGTCGGCCCGCGGGTTCGACGAGGCACGAGGCGAGGTGATCGCCCGGCTGGACGCCGACTGCGTGCCGCCCGCCGACTGGATCGAGCGGATCCGGGACGCGTTCGCCGACGATCCGGCGCTGGACGCGCTGACCGGGCCGGCGCGCTTCATCGACGGGCCGCGCGCGCTGCGGCCGCTCCTGTCGACGCTCTACGTCGGCAGCTACGTCGTGGCCGTGGCGCCCGCGCTCGGACACGTGCCGCTGTTCGGCTCGAACCTCGCCGTCCGGCGCGAGGCGTGGGCGGAGGTGCGCGAGCGGGTCCATCGTCGCGATGCGCTCATGCACGACGACATGGATCTCTCGATGCACCTGGGGCCGTGTCGCCGCTTCCGCTACGACCTGCGCCTCGGCATGGGCATCTCGATGCGCGCGCTCCGGGGCGGCGGGCGACTGCGCCTGCGCCGCGGGGTGCACTCCATCGTGTCGCACTGGCCGGATCAGTTCCCCGTGCGGCGCTGGGGACGACGCGCCGCGTGGCTCGCGAGCGGCGCGGTCGCGGTGCGCAGCGTCGACGACCCGGGGATCGAGCGGCGGAGCCGGCCGACGTAG
- a CDS encoding MarR family winged helix-turn-helix transcriptional regulator: MTPSPDAAQDHVARIMAEWRRERPDLDVSPQGVIGRLHRLANALTEELVAVYGRFGLSEGEFDVLATLRRAGAPYERTPGDLAASTMVTSGAMTKRIDRLEQRGLVTRRVSDTDGRGRVIALTSAGRELIDEVMTAHMANEHRLLEAVDQADRIALERAITRWLAAFETPTSTG, from the coding sequence ATGACACCGAGCCCGGATGCCGCCCAGGATCACGTCGCCCGCATCATGGCCGAATGGCGGCGCGAACGGCCCGACCTGGATGTGTCGCCGCAGGGCGTGATCGGCCGCCTGCACCGCCTCGCGAACGCGCTGACCGAGGAGCTCGTCGCGGTGTACGGCCGGTTCGGACTGTCCGAGGGCGAGTTCGACGTGCTGGCCACGCTCCGGCGCGCGGGCGCGCCCTACGAACGGACGCCGGGCGACCTCGCGGCGTCGACGATGGTGACCAGCGGGGCCATGACCAAGCGGATCGACCGGCTCGAGCAGCGCGGGCTCGTCACGCGACGCGTGAGCGACACCGACGGCCGCGGTCGCGTCATCGCGCTCACCTCCGCCGGACGCGAGCTCATCGACGAGGTCATGACCGCGCACATGGCCAACGAGCATCGCCTGCTCGAGGCCGTCGACCAGGCCGACCGGATCGCGCTGGAACGCGCGATCACCCGGTGGCTCGCGGCGTTCGAGACGCCGACGTCCACCGGGTGA
- a CDS encoding DMT family transporter: protein METNWRWVLVTAIAPIAWGSTYYVTREFLPADAPLWGAVLRALPAGLLLFAVRPRRPRGAWWWRAPILGALTVGVFFALVYVVAQLLPTSIASTVMATSPVAMMLLARLLAGERLRAVPLVGAAVGLVGVVLLLATDAGAVDPLGIVASVAAMLLSSLGYVLAKRWKDDTEVLAVTSWQLIAGGLMLVPAALLVEGAPPELGTTELAAFAYVGVVATAVAFVAWFAGLAHLPAGTVGLVGLLNPVAGVLLGTLLAGEVLGAWQMGGLVLVFGGILLGQPVVDRAIARVRATAALPRGARAPGTEVPTRASSGLLASATGAAVAAPRSDDRGTHGTTLVAPREVRA, encoded by the coding sequence ATGGAAACTAATTGGCGGTGGGTGCTCGTCACGGCGATCGCGCCGATCGCCTGGGGGAGCACCTACTACGTGACCCGCGAGTTCCTGCCCGCGGACGCCCCGCTGTGGGGCGCCGTGCTGCGCGCGCTGCCCGCGGGCCTGCTGCTGTTCGCCGTGCGGCCCCGCCGTCCCCGCGGTGCGTGGTGGTGGCGCGCACCCATCCTCGGGGCGCTCACCGTCGGCGTCTTCTTCGCCCTCGTCTACGTGGTGGCGCAGCTGCTGCCGACGAGCATCGCCTCGACCGTCATGGCCACCTCGCCGGTCGCGATGATGCTGCTGGCCCGGCTGCTCGCCGGTGAACGGCTGCGGGCCGTGCCCCTCGTCGGCGCCGCGGTCGGCCTCGTCGGCGTGGTGCTGCTCCTCGCCACCGACGCGGGCGCCGTCGACCCGCTCGGGATCGTGGCCTCCGTCGCCGCGATGCTGCTCTCGTCCCTCGGCTACGTGCTCGCCAAGCGCTGGAAGGACGACACCGAGGTGCTCGCCGTCACCTCCTGGCAGCTGATCGCCGGCGGCCTCATGCTCGTCCCCGCCGCCCTGCTCGTCGAGGGGGCACCGCCGGAGCTGGGCACGACCGAGCTGGCCGCGTTCGCCTACGTCGGCGTCGTGGCGACCGCCGTCGCGTTCGTCGCCTGGTTCGCCGGCCTCGCCCACCTGCCCGCCGGCACGGTCGGCCTCGTCGGGCTGCTCAACCCGGTCGCGGGCGTGCTGCTCGGCACGCTGCTCGCGGGCGAGGTGCTCGGCGCGTGGCAGATGGGCGGCCTCGTCCTCGTCTTCGGCGGGATCCTGCTCGGCCAGCCCGTCGTGGATCGCGCGATCGCACGCGTCCGCGCGACGGCCGCCCTGCCCCGCGGCGCGCGTGCGCCGGGGACCGAAGTCCCGACGCGAGCGTCCTCGGGGCTGCTAGCGTCCGCGACAGGAGCCGCCGTCGCTGCTCCACGGTCCGACGATCGGGGGACGCATGGCACGACACTGGTGGCACCGAGGGAAGTCCGCGCCTGA
- a CDS encoding AI-2E family transporter codes for MARHWWHRGKSAPEARRGESAAPSAAIATPHEWALPRATVVLLGIAAAVVVTFGLWAARGVVAPVFFAVVLTICVHPARRWLEGRGVPRGLATASAILAVFALLAGFFAILLIGLAQFTSLLPQYAPQIQTAAQNLANALASIGFGQEQVDTILSGLEPSRAVDVVTAILGGISGIVFGLVVVITLVILMAMDATYVPAILRGMQPRRPALVVALAAYGRNVRRYMVVTTALGLAQGVLNWLALLILQVPGAMLWGLLSFICSFIPNIGYFIAIIPPLVFGFLSGGWPTVIGVIVVYGIVNAVVQSIIQPKVVGKAVQLSESITFASVLFWALVIGPIGAILAVPLTLLGRTILIDADPSIHWWRPATGDVAEAKLVAAELVAENRAQSKAQRAEKGERRRGR; via the coding sequence ATGGCACGACACTGGTGGCACCGAGGGAAGTCCGCGCCTGAGGCGCGCCGCGGCGAGTCGGCCGCTCCGTCGGCGGCGATCGCGACGCCGCACGAATGGGCGCTGCCGCGTGCGACCGTCGTGCTGCTCGGGATCGCCGCCGCGGTCGTCGTGACCTTCGGCCTGTGGGCGGCGCGCGGCGTGGTCGCTCCCGTCTTCTTCGCGGTCGTCCTCACGATCTGCGTGCATCCGGCCCGGCGCTGGCTCGAGGGTCGCGGCGTGCCACGCGGCCTCGCCACGGCGAGCGCCATCCTCGCAGTGTTCGCGCTGCTGGCGGGGTTCTTCGCGATCCTGCTGATCGGCCTCGCCCAGTTCACGTCCCTGTTGCCGCAGTACGCGCCCCAGATCCAGACCGCCGCGCAGAACCTCGCGAACGCGCTCGCCTCGATCGGATTCGGCCAGGAGCAGGTCGACACCATCCTCAGCGGACTCGAGCCGTCACGAGCCGTGGACGTCGTCACGGCCATCCTCGGCGGCATCTCAGGGATCGTGTTCGGCCTCGTCGTGGTCATCACCCTCGTCATCCTCATGGCGATGGATGCCACGTACGTGCCCGCCATCCTCCGCGGGATGCAGCCGCGGCGACCGGCGCTCGTCGTCGCCCTCGCCGCATACGGCAGGAACGTGCGACGCTACATGGTCGTGACGACCGCGCTCGGACTCGCGCAGGGCGTCCTCAACTGGCTGGCGCTGCTGATCCTCCAGGTGCCCGGAGCGATGCTCTGGGGCCTGCTCTCCTTCATCTGCAGCTTCATCCCGAACATCGGCTACTTCATCGCGATCATCCCGCCCCTCGTGTTCGGCTTCCTGTCGGGCGGCTGGCCGACCGTGATCGGCGTCATCGTCGTGTACGGCATCGTCAACGCGGTCGTGCAGTCGATCATCCAGCCGAAGGTGGTCGGCAAGGCCGTGCAGCTGAGCGAGAGCATCACGTTCGCGTCGGTGCTGTTCTGGGCCCTCGTGATCGGCCCGATCGGCGCGATCCTGGCCGTGCCGCTCACGCTGCTCGGGCGCACGATCCTCATCGACGCCGATCCGTCGATCCACTGGTGGCGCCCCGCGACGGGAGACGTCGCCGAGGCGAAGCTGGTGGCCGCCGAGCTCGTCGCCGAGAATCGGGCGCAATCCAAGGCGCAGCGCGCGGAGAAGGGCGAGCGACGCCGCGGGCGCTGA
- a CDS encoding YihY/virulence factor BrkB family protein: MSEHTEGAAPAPGGLRARVKRLTEWALSTKPVRAFLLYQEQHGAMLADSVTYRTLFSVFAGTFLGFAIAGIWLAGNPEAIDAIVATVSAVIPGLVGDGAVIDPADLVQPITLSIAGAIALVGTVGAAIGAIGSLRTALRSLAGVPDDTTFFIWQLLRDLAIAIAFGVLLVAGAAITVIGTGALGIALGWIGLSSAGAFVEGGSETLSIVVAFVIDTVVIAGLFRLLSGLRPSARALWSGAVLGGLGLTVLQVLSGLFVGGATSNPLLASFGSLVALLIWLNLSSQVVLIASAYVITGVEEERDRVAARYGATSMAARRLKRAERRAADAAAEVAAARDALPGAGDPAARRRDAS, translated from the coding sequence ATGAGCGAGCACACCGAGGGCGCCGCGCCCGCACCGGGCGGTCTGCGGGCACGCGTGAAGCGCCTGACCGAATGGGCCCTCAGCACGAAGCCGGTGCGGGCCTTCCTGCTCTACCAGGAGCAGCACGGCGCGATGCTCGCCGACAGCGTCACCTACCGGACGCTGTTCTCGGTCTTCGCGGGCACGTTCCTGGGGTTCGCCATCGCGGGGATCTGGCTCGCGGGCAACCCGGAGGCGATCGACGCGATCGTCGCGACCGTGAGCGCCGTCATCCCGGGCCTGGTCGGCGATGGCGCAGTGATCGATCCCGCCGACCTGGTGCAGCCGATCACGCTGAGCATCGCCGGCGCGATCGCCCTCGTCGGCACCGTGGGCGCCGCGATCGGCGCGATCGGATCGCTGCGCACCGCCCTCCGGAGCCTCGCCGGCGTGCCCGACGACACCACGTTCTTCATCTGGCAGCTGCTGCGCGATCTCGCGATCGCGATCGCGTTCGGCGTGCTGCTCGTCGCCGGCGCGGCCATCACGGTGATCGGCACCGGAGCGCTCGGGATCGCGCTCGGCTGGATCGGCCTGTCGTCGGCGGGCGCGTTCGTCGAGGGCGGCTCCGAGACGCTGTCGATCGTCGTCGCCTTCGTGATCGACACGGTCGTGATCGCGGGGCTCTTCCGCTTGCTGTCCGGGCTGCGGCCCAGTGCGCGTGCGTTGTGGTCGGGCGCGGTGCTCGGCGGCCTCGGGCTGACCGTGCTGCAGGTGCTGTCCGGCCTGTTCGTCGGCGGCGCGACGAGCAATCCGCTGCTCGCCTCGTTCGGGTCGCTCGTGGCGCTGCTCATCTGGCTCAACCTCTCGAGCCAGGTCGTGCTCATCGCGAGCGCGTACGTCATCACGGGCGTCGAGGAGGAGCGCGACCGGGTCGCCGCGCGCTACGGCGCGACCTCGATGGCGGCGCGTCGGCTCAAGCGCGCCGAGCGGCGGGCTGCGGATGCCGCGGCCGAGGTGGCCGCGGCCCGCGACGCGCTGCCCGGGGCGGGCGATCCGGCGGCCCGCCGGCGCGACGCGTCCTGA
- a CDS encoding DUF2277 domain-containing protein → MCRNIHQLHNFEPAATSDEVRAAAVQYVRKVSGSTHPSKANQPAFDEAVEAIAHATQHLLDHLVTSAPPKDREVEAAKARARAAKRYATAGA, encoded by the coding sequence ATGTGCCGGAACATCCACCAGCTCCACAACTTCGAACCCGCCGCCACGAGCGACGAGGTGCGCGCGGCCGCGGTGCAGTACGTGCGCAAGGTGAGCGGATCGACGCACCCGTCGAAGGCCAACCAGCCCGCCTTCGACGAGGCGGTCGAGGCGATCGCGCACGCCACGCAGCACCTGCTCGACCACCTCGTGACCTCCGCGCCGCCCAAGGACCGCGAGGTCGAGGCCGCCAAGGCGCGTGCACGGGCGGCGAAGCGCTACGCCACGGCCGGCGCCTGA